The genomic interval TACAGGGACACCTGCGCGTAGGTATTATTCCAACACTGGCGCCCTACCTCCTGCCCCGTATCCTGACGGGTTTCATGAAGAAATACCCAAAGGTGAAACTGGAGATATGGGAATACCCAACGGAACAGATCATACAGCAGCTAAAGCAGGAGCAGCTGGACTGTGGCCTGCTGGCAACACCACTGCATAATCCTAACCTGGAAGAACAACCGTTGTTCTACGAGTCTTTTGTAGTATATGCAGCAAAGACCAATAGCCTGTTTGAAAAGAAATATATTAAACCGGAAGATATTGACGTGAGGGAAGTATGGCTGCTGAACGAAGGACATTGCATGCGTAACCAGGTGCTGAATATTTGTCGCGATAAATTTACAATGGGCGAATATAAGAACCTGGAATATAACACGGGCAGTGTAGAGACATTGAAAAGAATGGTAGACCTGAATGCGGGATATACTATTTTACCGGAACTCTCCCTCCAGGAAATGTCTGCGAGACAGATGAATATGGTGCGCTATTTCAAGGCGCCGGAGCCGGTAAGGGAGATCAGTATAGTAACACACAGGTTCTTTATCAAACAGGCCTTAATTGCCGCCTTTAAGAAGGAAATACTGGCACATGTACCAGAGAAGATGAAGGTCCAGAAAAATAAAAAGGTGGTAGACATCACAGTGGACAAATAACCCATTGAGTAAACTATAAAAGAAAAAGCATCCGTTTATAGCGGATGCTTTTTCTTTTGATATAAGCTATCTGATTATTTCTTGATAGGCGTATAGTACTTCATAGCCTCAGGCATGAGCTTCTGCAGTTCTGATACACGACGCTCATCGCTGGGGTGCGTACTCACCAGTTCCGGTGGTTTGTTGCCGCCACCTGCTGATGCCATACGCTGCCAGAAAGGAATCGCCTCCTGAGGATTATAACCGGCCATCGCCATGAAAATAACACCCAGGTGATCCGCTTCCAGCTCATTCTTACGGGAGTATGCCAGCATACCGAGGTTGCCGCCTACACCGAACGACTGCAGGAAGATATTCTGCGCCTGCGGATTACGGTTAAGCGCTACAGAACCAGCTACCTGGATCCCCTGTGCTACTACCTGCTGACTCATACGCTCGTTACCATGACGGGCAATAGCATGGGCAATTTCATGCCCCATTACGCATGCCAGCGCTGTCTCGTTCTGGGTTACAGGCAATAGACCGGTATACACCACAACTTTACCACCCGGCATACACCAGGCATTCACTTCTTTACTATCTACCAGGTTAAACTCCCATTTATAATTCGCTACCTCGTTCCCCAGGTTGTTCTGGGTCATATACTTGGTAACTGCAGAAGCAATACGTTGCCCCACCCTTTTTACCATTTCAGCATCCTTGCTGGTTGTAGCGGCAATCGTTTTGTTCTGGGAAAGAAAACTCTGATACTCCTGCAGCGCCATGGATTGCATAGTGCTTTCAGGGATCAGGTTCAACTGGCTACGGCCAGTGATAGGTACTTTTGCGCAAGCTGTGATAAGCGCCAGACCAGTACCGATAAGAAGAAGTTTCTTTTGCATCTGAAATTTGTTTTTGACAGGTATTACCCCGTCCGAAAAGTGCTACTACAGTTGTTTAAAACAACTTTGATCGTCACACCATAAAGCATTTGAACACCCTATAACGCGACAATCAAAATCCGAGGAAAATTAAACATTTATATCATTCAGTACAATAGATATGCCAGAATGGATACGGCATACCTGGTAGCAGCGCAGATTATTTTTTGTCCCTCCTGTTTTTAAATAGGGGTACCTTGCTCTCATTACCGTTTATAAGACGGAAGATGTTCTTCTGATGCGTCAATACCACCATCAGTGCAACAGCAATAGCAAAAATGCGATAGAATACTTCAGGTTCATTGAAAATGTAGAGGATCAGGATCGGAAATGCGATGCTGGCTGAAATGGAGCTCAGCGATACATACCTGGTCAGCGAAAGGCTCAGCAGGAATACGCCTACACAGCAGATAGCCACCAATGGCTGGATGGCCAGCACCAGGCCGAACAGGGTAGCAATACCTTTACCGCCACGGAAATTTGCCCAGATAGGGAAAATGTGACCTATTACAGCAGCGAGGCCCAGACCGATCTGGAAGTTCACCAGTTGTGTTGTTACCTCCTGCAGATGTTCAGGGTTCTGATAGTAGCCCACCAGGTAAGCCAGACGTACGGCCATTACTCCTTTGAGCATATCCACCAACATCACAAAAGAACCTGCCTTTGGGCCTAATACACGGAAAGTATTGGTAGCACCGGCATTGCCGCTGCCATATTCCCGGATATCCATTCCAAAAACACCTTTACTTACCCACACCGCAGTAGGTACGGATCCAATCAGATAAGCACAAAATAGTAACAATAATTCTGTCATACAACAAGTTAGGTTTTGCTAAGATAGTAAATTCGTTCGTTAAAATTAAGAAAACATTAAGAATTTCGTTAACACGAAAATTGTATAGTTTTCAGATTAATATTAACTAATTTATCTAGACCAAGCACAACTATCTTGCTAATAATTTCATAGCCAGCCAATTATCCTTCTCCAGCTGGGCCTCCAGCACCAGTGCGTTCCTCCTGGCTGCCTCCAGGATCGCAGTCTCATCCTCTTTTAAAATCCCGCTCAGCAGTAAAATACCATCCCTTACGAGTATACGGCGCATGTCTCCCATAAACTCAAGTAAAATATTACGATTGATATTAGCCAGCACTACATTATAACTGCTCCGGATACTCTTCAGGCTGTCCGCCTGCCATACCTTTACCGGCAACGCATTATTATTGGCGATGTTCTCTTTCGTATTTTCTACCGACCAGGTGTCAATATCAATCGCATCCACTACAGCGGCCCCCATCTTATAAGCGAGAATAGCCAATATGCCCGTGCCGGTACCAAAGTCAAACACATTCTTTCCCACAAAATCAATGCCTTCCATCAGCTTAATAACGGAATAAGTAGTAGCATGATGGCCGGTTCCAAACGACATCTTCGGAGTGATCAGTATCTCATGCTGCGGCGCGGGAACGAAAGGGGGATGGAAAGAAGCCCTGATGCCGCAGAAATTATCCACAAGTACAGGTTGAAAATTACTCTCCCATACTGCATTCCAGTTAGTCTGCTCAATACGTTCCTGCGTATACGTCATACCAAAACCAGCTGTCAGCTCATTCGTTTCTGCTGCATTGAAATCCTCTTCAGGAATGTAAGCAACGAGAACATTACCGGGTTGTTCTTCAAACCCCTCAAAACCTTTCTCTGACAACACTGCTACCAGAATGTCTTTTGTATCATCGGTACAGGTCAGGGTAATTGCTATATGTGCCATAGCAACAAAGATATAGAAACTAAATGCATGATATATAACGCGTACGTGTCAGAACTGCGCCCAGACCTGTTATTGTAATGTTAATAACTAATGTGGCAACTGATAAATGCATAAAATTATTTTATTATATTTGCAATATCTTTAATTGAAAACCATATTTAATGAGAACCTTATTATTAACAGTGACCATGCTGGTAACAGCCCTCGCCAGCCATGCCCAGGAGATCGTCAAATTGTACCCGGACGATACCATGAAAGATTCAATCGTCTATAAGAATGGCACCAGCATCCTGGTTATCAATCGTGTAGATCTGGTGAACTACATGAAGGGACTGGACACCGTATTACAAAAGACCTGCTACAGCGATAACAGGGCTTTCCATAATGTACAGTTCAGCCATCTGACTGCACAGGAAATCGAATCTCACTTCACCTCCGCACTTGCTTTTCTGGGCGATTCCACACACACCAACCTGGAATACAGCACAGACAAATTTGTTCAGTTCTGGACAGAAGGTGAGAACATTCTCCTTCCTTATATAGAAGATATGTTATCCAGCCTGCTGACAGACGGAAGGATCAAAGTGATCGACAAAAGCACGCAAAAGTCTGTACCACAGTACACAATTTTCTGGGAAGACATCGCCGGTCAGCCATTCAAGATCTATAAATTACCTTCCGGTAAGATCATCTTCAGAGAAAGTAATCACTACATAGAGCAGTTCGCAGGAAGCGGCGCTGCCAGATAAAAAATAAAGTAAATTCATCAACGGATAGATAGTCGATAGTCAACAGAAAAGGCCAGTGCAGGTGCGCTGGCCTTTTCTGTTGCTGCTATATGCTGTACTCATCGCTGCATATTCCGGATATGATCTCCGCTTTAGGTACGTTATAGCGATACCTGTTGCAGGTATATGTTTCAATTATATCTCTGAATATTCCGCAGGTTGCAGGAATATGATCTCTGACCTGGATACATTATGGCTGTACTCCGGCTTTGCCAGCAGGGTTTTCCACTGTGCATCACTGCTGAATGCCTTCCAGTGCTCATCCCTGGAAGCACGATTATCAAAAGTAGTCATGTACATAAGATTCGGCATATGGCTGCCGCTCAATACTTCAGCATAGAACACTGCATTGAAACCAAGTCTTTTGAAGATACTGATCTCATCTCCCTTGTTGAACATATCTACTTTATTGCGGTACAGTTTATCCGTCGGACTTTCATAACTGCGCAATTCGTATATACGTTCACTTTTGGGTCCTTTTAAGCCTGGCAGTTCCATTTTAGTCATGCCCGGAAATGCTTCCAGGATAATGGTTTCCTGGCGTGTATACGTCGGCTTGTCCCATGCTGCGTCAATGAAATCTTTCGCTGCCTGTTGATAAGCACTGTTCTGCAACAATGTTCTCGGCAACTGTAACAACTGCTCAGGCGAATTGCCGGGAATAAAAACATACACTCTGCGATCTGCAGTAGTATCATTACCTACAGGCTTAAATACGCCAACATGCGCAGCACCGGCCTTGTGCAAAGCAGGAATGAGCGCATCTTTCAGGTAGTTGTCCATACGCGTTTCCTGTTCAGCATCTTTCAGATGATAGATCAGGATGCTGTAAAATTCTTTCTTCGAAGGAGCATGATGGGCGGCCTGTAACAAACATGGCAGGAGGAACAGGATCATTCCCAGCGCCAGACCATGAAATCCGTTTAACGAAATGCTTTTTGTTTTCAAGATGTGGAAATTTTAGTCATGAAATATAGTGCGAATTATCCGGCGGTAAAATACAATTTATAGGAGCGGTCAGAGAGTATGACAGCTTTCTCATAAATAAGATAGCGCTAAATAAAACAGCCGCCCTGTGGTACAGGACGGCTGTTAAGTATGTTGATCTGGACGATCTGTCTGAATTATGATTCCTCATCAAACATAGGCTCCTGCGGTTGATCCGGCGGAGGTGTAGGACGGCCACGCTCGCCTCTGTCACCACCATCACGTGGACCACGACGGTCTCCGCGATCACCACCACGGTCATTACGATCTCCGCGAAAATCGCCACGTCCGCCACGGTCTCCTCTGTCGCCACGGCCACCTCTGTCACCGCGATCTCCACGGTCTCCCCTGTCACCACGATCCCCTCTGTCGCCACGCTCGCCACCTTCAGGTCTTTCAACATAACCTTCTGGTTTTGGCATCAGTACACGACGGCTCAGTTTGAACTTACCGGTCTTAGGATCTGTACCTACCAGTTTCACTTTCACCTTTTCACCTTCAGACAGTACACCGTCCATTGTTTCCAGGCGTTTCCATGAAACTTCGGAGATATGCAACAGTCCCTGTTTACCAGGCAGGAATTCTACGAATGCACCGTAAGGCATTACTGATTTTACGGTTGACTCATATACTTCGCCGATCTCAGGAACAGCAACGATACCTTTTATCCATTCGAGAGCCTTCATCAGGCCTTCTTTCTGTGCAGAGAAGATACTTACTTCACCGGTTTCACCAACTTCTTCGATGTTGATGTTTGTACCGGTTTCGCGTTGGATCTCCTGTATCACTTTACCACCTGGTCCGATCACAGCACCGATGAATTCGCGATCAATGATCAGTTTCTCCATACGTGGTGCATGTGGTTTCGGTTCAGGACGTGGCGCTTCCATACATGCATACATTGCATCAATGATATGCAAACGGCCTTTACGAGCCTGTTCCAGCGCTTTACGCATTACGTCCATGCTTAGGCCATCTACCTTGATATCCATCTGGATACCGCAGATACCATCGCGTGTACCGGTTACTTTAAAGTCCATATCACCCAGGTGATCTTCATCTCCGAGGATGTCTGTGAGCACCGCCCATTTTCCATCGGAAGCACGGGAGATCAATCCCATTGCCACACCGGAAACATGCTTCGGAATAGGCACACCTGCATCCATCAGCGCCAGTGAACCGGCACATACGGTAGCCATAGAAGAGGAACCGTTGGATTCGAGGATATCGGATACTACACGTACGGTATAAGCGTATTCGCTGCCCGGCATCATCTGCTTCAGGGAGCGCATCGCCAGGTTACCATGACCTACTTCACGACGGCCGGGGCCACGCATAGGTTTCACCTCACCTGTAGAGAATGGAGGGAAGTTATAGTGCAGTATGAACTTTGAATATTTTGAAGTCGCAGCGCTTTCGATCAGCAGTTCATCATCTGGCGTACCCAGGGTCACGGTAGTGAGTGACTGGGTTTCGCCACGGGTGAACAGGGCGGAACCGTGCGGTGAAGGCAGTACATCCACTTCCATGTTCAGCGGACGTACCTGGTCCAGGCTACGGCCATCCAGGCGAACGGATTCATCCAGGATCATGTTACGGATCACTTCCTTTTCCAGATCATGGAAGTATTTGCCTACCAGTGGAGCATCCTCTTCGGAAAGCTCACCCAGTGATTCAACCAGTTCTTCACTAATCTTGTCGAAGGCATCACCACGGTCGTGTTTAGCGGAAGCAGATTTCGCTACAGCGAGGATGCGGTCTTTAGCAAAAGCAGTTACCTTCGCTTTCAGTTCCTCATTTGCATAAGGCAGGTCAAATGCACGTTTGCCGGTTACACCAGCTTTGTCGCGCAGTTCTTCCTGTGCCTTTACCTGTACCTTGATAGCATTGTGGGCGAATTCGATTGCCTTGATGATATCTTCCTCGCTGCACTCCTTGCTCTCTCCTTCCACCATCATGATGTTCTTGTCAGTAGCACCGATGATGAAGTCCATGTCAGCTTTCTCCAGCGGAGTGCGGTTTGGATTTATAACTAATTGTCCTTCAATTCGGGACACTCTTACTTCTGAAATAATTTCCTGGATGGGCACGTCAGAAACGGCCAATGCTGCAGAAGCAGCGAGACAAGCCAGTGCATCCGGCATCACTTCCGGATCGGAAGAGATGAGGCTCACCAGTACCTGTACTTCGCAGTAGTAATCATCCGGGAAAAGGGGGCGCAACGCGCGGTCGATCAAACGTGAAATTAAAACTTCATAGTCAGACAGCTTTCCTTCGCGCTTGAAGAAGGAACCTGGTATACGTCCTGCAGAAGCAAATTTTTCCTGATAATCAACAGTAAGGGGGAAGAATGATTGTCCGGGTTTTGGAGTTTTAGCTGCAACGACGGTAGCCAACAGGATACAATTGCCCAGACGAACCGTCACAGCACCATCGGCCTGGCGGGCTAACTTGCCAGTTTCAATGGTCACGATCCGGCCATCTCCTATATCGAAATTAACTGAGATAGGTGTCAGATTCATAAAAATGAGAAGATTAAAATGGTATACCTAAAAAAAAACTATTCCCAACCTTATAAGTTGGGAATAGCGCTATAAAAAAGTTCTTATTATTTTCTGAGACCTAATTTCTCAAGCAGAGCGCGGTAGCCTGTGAGGTTAGTTTTAGAAAGGTAGGAAAGCAGACGCTTTCTCTGGCCTACCATCTTCATCAAACCACGGTGTGTAGAAAAGTCCTTTTTGTTTTCTTTCAGGTGACTGGAAATGCTGTTGATACGCTCAGTCAGCAGGGCTATTTGCGCTTCTACAGAGCCGGTATTTTTTTCGCTTCCACCAAATTCTTTAAAAATATTGGCTTTCTTTTCAACAGTTAAGTAAGACATCTTGTAATTAAATAAAAAAATGATAAAGGTTTATTTAGTCGCTATTTTTCCGGGGCAAAGGTAAATCAAATATTGTGAATTAACAATTTCACATAAATTTTACACGAAAGTCACGCTGGCGTGATCTGTTACCTTGCCATTTTCCGTCCTGAGTACCCTGGACGGGAATTTCTGAAGTAATATATAATCGTGGGTAGCCATTACAACTGCTGCCCCCTCTTCCCTGCTGATCCTGAACAGCAACTGCATAATACCGTCAGAGGTTTCAGGGTCCAGGTTACCGGTAGGTTCGTCTGCGAGGATCAGTTTCGGCGAGTTCAGCATCGCCCGGGCGATGTCCACACGCTGCTGCTCACCACCACTCAGCTCATAAGGCATCTTGAACCCCTTGGTATTCAGTCCCACTTTGTCCAAAACATCTTTGATCTTCTCATCCATCTTCTTATTGTCTGTCCAGCCGGTCGCCTTCAGGGCAAATTTCAGGTTATCATACACGGTCCTGTCCGTCAGCAACTGGAAGTCCTGGAATACCACCCCCAGGTTACGGCGCAGATAAGGTACTTTCTTCCAGTCCATCTTCTTCAGATCAAATCCCACCACCTGACCGGCGCCTTCCTTCAAAGCCAGATCCCCGTAAAGGGTCTTTAGCAGGCTGGATTTACCAGTCCCGGTCCTGCCAATCAGGTATACAAATTCTCCTTTATTCACCGTAATGTTCACGTCAGCAAGGATCAGGGAAGTCCCCTGGTAGATATTCACATTGGATAATTGTATAATCGGTTGTTCTGTCATTTCTGCCGTATGGGTTTAATAATAACAAAAATAGCTATTTATCATCATAACCATTCGCCCTCGCCCGATCCATACCGGAATTTCTTTCAGACAAGGGTGGAGATAGTATAGCGATAGCCTGCGATGCTATACCTAAAGGCGCTATAGTCCTACATTACGCCTACTGTTCTATAGCGTTCGCTATAGAACAGTGCCTATAATGCTATAGTATAGAGCCTGTAGGTAGGAGCCTCTACCGGATTCCGAGGCCATATCAAGACTTTCCATGCGCTCATATCGGGGAAGAAATAAGATTTGGGAACGCATCTTCAAGGCGACTTTCGGCTATACGCCACTGTTTTCAGGTTATAGCGATCACCAGAATGGAAACGCCCGGTAAAGCCGGCCGTTCATAGACGAAGAAGGAACGAATAAGCGTCGGATAAGCGACGAAGACGCGACGGCGAAAGTTAAAAATGGCGTCCTAATAACAACTAAAAAAATAGTTTGTAAACTAACTAATTAGTTTTAACTTAGTCACAGCAAGTTAAATTTCACATTATGTCAGCAGTAAAAACATTGACCAAAGCGGAAGAGCAGGTAATGCAGGCCTTGTGGAAAACAGGCCCCGCATTCGTTAAAGACCTGATAGACGTCCTTCCCGAACCCAAGCCACACTACAATACAGTGTCGACCCTCATAAAGATCCTGCAGGACAAAGGCTTTGTGGACTACAAGGCTTACGGTAAATCCTACCAGTACTTTGCCCTGATCAGCAAGGAGGAATACAGCCGGAATACCATGCAAAACTTCGTAAAAGGGTACTTCTCCGGCTCTTTCAAAGACATGGTTTCTTTCTTCGTCAAAGAAAAAGAGATCAGCGTCAACGAACTGGAACAACTACTGGAACAAATTAAGGACTCCAAAAAAGAACAGCCATGATCGCTTATCTTATCAAAATGCTGGTATGCTCCGCCGTACTATATGGTTACTATGCCCTGGCATTGAAAAATAATCCTTTCCACCGCTGGAATAGGGGGTATCTGCTGCTGGCCACTGCCATCTCCATATTCCTGCCCTTGTTGCAGTTCTCCTTTGCCGGCGCGGCTACTCCCGCATATACAGGTCCGCTGGTAACCGTTTACGCCTATATGACAAAAAAAGTCGGGCAGGCCGGCGTTTCCGGTATGACTTCCTGGATCCCGCCGGGCATCTATACCCTGATAGCTTTATTACTGATCAGCAATATGCTGCGGAACTGGCTGTTCATCAAACGTCTCAGAAACCAGGGGGAACAGACCAGCTTTAACAATTACCTGCTGATCAGGCATCCGCAGGTGAAATCTACCTTTTCTTTCTTCGGCAATATCTTCTGGGGAGAAGAGCTTACACCCGACAGCGAAGAAGGTAAACAGGTGCTCCGGCATGAACTGGCACATGTACAAGGCCGCCATACAGCAGACAAACTTTTCCTGCAGCTGTCCTGTGCCGTTTTTTGGTTCAACCCCTTTTTCCACCTTTTTAAAAGGGAACTGGCCATGGTACATGAATTCCTGGCGGATAAAGCCGTGGCAACCGAAAATGCGCCCGACGACTATGCAAGGACATTATTACAAATGACCCTGCAGACCAAGCGCATGCTTCTTGTCAACAGCTTCTCGCAGGCGCCGGTTAAACGCCGCATCCTCATGCTGTTTACACATAAGGCTAATTATGCGCTGATGAAAAAGATCATCATATTCCCGGTGATGGCAGTTCTGGGCTTTTTTATCGGCTGCCAGCAGGACCTGGACCTGCAATCGCCTGTTAAGAGCGGCGCCGCCCTGCTGAATGCTTCAAGATCATCTGCTGCTACAAATTCCTCAGAAAAAGTATTCACTGTCGTAAGCGATCCTCCAACATTTCCTGGCGGGGAAAAGGAACTGGCCAGATTCCTTTCACATAACATCCGCTACCCGAAAACGGCGCAGGCAAACAATACCACCGGTACTGTATTCGTAAAATTTGTGGTAAACGCTGACGGCAACATCTCACAGGTAGAAACGGTAGGTAAATTTATAGGAGATGGTCTTGAAGACGAATCTATGCGCGTGGTAAACGCCATGCCAAAATGGATACCGGGCAAACAGGACGGTGAGAATGTAAGTGTGGAATTTCATCTGCCCATCCGTTACGTATTGCAATAACACTCCATACTCACAACTAAAAACAAAAAGAGGCTGTCGCTATAAGCAGGCAGCCTCTTTCTATTCAGATCAGGTCTTATCCTGAAGATGATCAATTATATACAAACTCTCCATGAGCACTACGTACCGTCACCTGTTTAGCAGTTGCCGGTTCCACCCTGCCCACGATCTGCGCATCAATACTAAAACTCTTGCTGATCCGGATGATATCTGCAGCAATTTCCTCAGGTACATATAATTCCATACGGTGGCCCATATTGAATACCTGGTACATTTCCTTCCAGCCAGTGCCTGACTGTTCCTGGATCAGCTGGAACAAAGGAGGGACCGGGAACAGGTTGTCCTTAATGACATGCAGGTTATCAATGAAGTGCAGCACTTTCGTTTGAGCACCTCCACTGCAATGCACTAATCCGTGTATACGGGAACGATAGGCTTCCAGTACCTGTTTGATCACCGGTGCATAAGTGCGGGTCGGCGACAAAACCAGTCTGCCGGCGTCTATGGCGCCGAAACCAGGAATGTCGATTTTATCGGTCAGCGCTTTCTTTCCGCTGAATATCAACTCGTAAGGTATACCCGGATCATAGCTCTCAGGATACTTTTCAGCCACTTGTTTATTAAACACATCATGACGGGCGGACGTCAGTCCATTGCTGCCCATGCCTCCGTTATAGAATTTTTCGTAAGAGGCCTGTCCGTAAGAAGCCAATCCGACGATCACATCCCCGGCCTGTATAGTATGGTTAGAGATCACTTCTGCTCTTTTCATGCGGCAGGTGACGGTAGAATCTACGATGATGGTCCGCACCAGGTCTCCTACATCTGCAGTCTCCCCGCCGGTGGAGTGAATACTGATGCCATAACCCCGCAACTCTTCCAGTATTTCTTCTGTGCCATTGATGATAGCCGCGATCACTTCACCAGGTATCAGCTGTTTGTTACGGCCGATAGTGGATGATAACAGGATATTTTCAGTGGCGCCTACACAAAGCAGATCGTCAATGTTCATGATGATAGCATCCTGCGCAATGCCCCTCCACACATCCAGGTTGCCTGTTTCTTTCCAGTAGGTATACGCCAGTGATGATTTGGTGCCGGCGCCGTCTGCATGCATAATATTGCAATAATCGTCCTGCCCGCCCAGGATATCGGGTACTATTTTACAGAAAGCTTTCGGAAACAGTCCCTTGTCAATATGCTTAATAGCGTTGTGCACATCCTCTTTTCCGGCTGAAACGCCGCGCTGCGCGTAGATATTCTGATCCACCAGATAATTTTATTAATGAACAATCTGCTGCAAAAGTAACTGATTAGCCACTTATCTGATATCTAAATGTTGTAATTTGCATAGGATTTTGATCGTTTAAGGCAATTTATGCGGATACACAGGGACCTCACCCATTTGCCAGCTTTGAGGCGGGCTGTTATAACAATTGGTACTTTTGACGGCGTTCACAGCGGTCACCGTTATATTATACAGCAATTGCAGGAAACTGCTGCGGCCTGTGACGGGGAATCCGTGATCATTACTTTCGACCCGCATCCCCGGGAAGTGCTGCAACCCGGCGGCGCACCTGTCAAACTGCTCACTACCCTCGAAGAAAAGACCGAACTGCTGGCCAAACAGGGTATTGATCACCTGGTGATCGTACCTTTCACCAGGGAATTCTCAGAACTTTCGGCCCGGGCTTACCTGGAAGATTTCCTGATAGAAAAATTCAACCCCCACACCATCATAATCGGCTACGACCACCGTTTTGGCCACAACCGTGAGGGCGGACTCGAACTCCTGGAGGCAGAACAGAACAGGTATGGATTCCAGCTGGTAGAAATTCCCCAGCAGATCGTCCACGACCTCGCTGTCAGCTCTACCAAGATCCGCAAAAGCCTGCAGGACGGCAATATCCAGCTGGCCAACGAATTGCTTGGTTATCACTATTTCCTGGAAGGAACGGTGATCCATGGCGATAAAATGGGCAGGCAGCTGGGCTACCCTACTGCTAACATTGAATTGCCTGACCCGCGCAAGCTCATTCCTGCACAGGGCATTTACGCTATAAAAGTTTACCTGGACAAACAGCCCTCACC from Chitinophaga filiformis carries:
- a CDS encoding NIPSNAP family protein → MKTKSISLNGFHGLALGMILFLLPCLLQAAHHAPSKKEFYSILIYHLKDAEQETRMDNYLKDALIPALHKAGAAHVGVFKPVGNDTTADRRVYVFIPGNSPEQLLQLPRTLLQNSAYQQAAKDFIDAAWDKPTYTRQETIILEAFPGMTKMELPGLKGPKSERIYELRSYESPTDKLYRNKVDMFNKGDEISIFKRLGFNAVFYAEVLSGSHMPNLMYMTTFDNRASRDEHWKAFSSDAQWKTLLAKPEYSHNVSRSEIIFLQPAEYSEI
- a CDS encoding M48 family metallopeptidase, with product MQKKLLLIGTGLALITACAKVPITGRSQLNLIPESTMQSMALQEYQSFLSQNKTIAATTSKDAEMVKRVGQRIASAVTKYMTQNNLGNEVANYKWEFNLVDSKEVNAWCMPGGKVVVYTGLLPVTQNETALACVMGHEIAHAIARHGNERMSQQVVAQGIQVAGSVALNRNPQAQNIFLQSFGVGGNLGMLAYSRKNELEADHLGVIFMAMAGYNPQEAIPFWQRMASAGGGNKPPELVSTHPSDERRVSELQKLMPEAMKYYTPIKK
- a CDS encoding polyribonucleotide nucleotidyltransferase, which encodes MNLTPISVNFDIGDGRIVTIETGKLARQADGAVTVRLGNCILLATVVAAKTPKPGQSFFPLTVDYQEKFASAGRIPGSFFKREGKLSDYEVLISRLIDRALRPLFPDDYYCEVQVLVSLISSDPEVMPDALACLAASAALAVSDVPIQEIISEVRVSRIEGQLVINPNRTPLEKADMDFIIGATDKNIMMVEGESKECSEEDIIKAIEFAHNAIKVQVKAQEELRDKAGVTGKRAFDLPYANEELKAKVTAFAKDRILAVAKSASAKHDRGDAFDKISEELVESLGELSEEDAPLVGKYFHDLEKEVIRNMILDESVRLDGRSLDQVRPLNMEVDVLPSPHGSALFTRGETQSLTTVTLGTPDDELLIESAATSKYSKFILHYNFPPFSTGEVKPMRGPGRREVGHGNLAMRSLKQMMPGSEYAYTVRVVSDILESNGSSSMATVCAGSLALMDAGVPIPKHVSGVAMGLISRASDGKWAVLTDILGDEDHLGDMDFKVTGTRDGICGIQMDIKVDGLSMDVMRKALEQARKGRLHIIDAMYACMEAPRPEPKPHAPRMEKLIIDREFIGAVIGPGGKVIQEIQRETGTNINIEEVGETGEVSIFSAQKEGLMKALEWIKGIVAVPEIGEVYESTVKSVMPYGAFVEFLPGKQGLLHISEVSWKRLETMDGVLSEGEKVKVKLVGTDPKTGKFKLSRRVLMPKPEGYVERPEGGERGDRGDRGDRGDRGDRGDRGGRGDRGDRGGRGDFRGDRNDRGGDRGDRRGPRDGGDRGERGRPTPPPDQPQEPMFDEES
- the rpsO gene encoding 30S ribosomal protein S15, with the protein product MSYLTVEKKANIFKEFGGSEKNTGSVEAQIALLTERINSISSHLKENKKDFSTHRGLMKMVGQRKRLLSYLSKTNLTGYRALLEKLGLRK
- a CDS encoding hydrogen peroxide-inducible genes activator; protein product: MTTVQLEYIVAVDTYRSFVIAAEKCFVTQPTLSMQIQKLEDELGVKIFDRSKLPVIPTEIGIEIIAQSRIILKENGKIKEIIGEHKKEVQGHLRVGIIPTLAPYLLPRILTGFMKKYPKVKLEIWEYPTEQIIQQLKQEQLDCGLLATPLHNPNLEEQPLFYESFVVYAAKTNSLFEKKYIKPEDIDVREVWLLNEGHCMRNQVLNICRDKFTMGEYKNLEYNTGSVETLKRMVDLNAGYTILPELSLQEMSARQMNMVRYFKAPEPVREISIVTHRFFIKQALIAAFKKEILAHVPEKMKVQKNKKVVDITVDK
- a CDS encoding cell division ATP-binding protein FtsE; translation: MTEQPIIQLSNVNIYQGTSLILADVNITVNKGEFVYLIGRTGTGKSSLLKTLYGDLALKEGAGQVVGFDLKKMDWKKVPYLRRNLGVVFQDFQLLTDRTVYDNLKFALKATGWTDNKKMDEKIKDVLDKVGLNTKGFKMPYELSGGEQQRVDIARAMLNSPKLILADEPTGNLDPETSDGIMQLLFRISREEGAAVVMATHDYILLQKFPSRVLRTENGKVTDHASVTFV
- the plsY gene encoding glycerol-3-phosphate 1-O-acyltransferase PlsY → MTELLLLFCAYLIGSVPTAVWVSKGVFGMDIREYGSGNAGATNTFRVLGPKAGSFVMLVDMLKGVMAVRLAYLVGYYQNPEHLQEVTTQLVNFQIGLGLAAVIGHIFPIWANFRGGKGIATLFGLVLAIQPLVAICCVGVFLLSLSLTRYVSLSSISASIAFPILILYIFNEPEVFYRIFAIAVALMVVLTHQKNIFRLINGNESKVPLFKNRRDKK
- the prmA gene encoding 50S ribosomal protein L11 methyltransferase → MAHIAITLTCTDDTKDILVAVLSEKGFEGFEEQPGNVLVAYIPEEDFNAAETNELTAGFGMTYTQERIEQTNWNAVWESNFQPVLVDNFCGIRASFHPPFVPAPQHEILITPKMSFGTGHHATTYSVIKLMEGIDFVGKNVFDFGTGTGILAILAYKMGAAVVDAIDIDTWSVENTKENIANNNALPVKVWQADSLKSIRSSYNVVLANINRNILLEFMGDMRRILVRDGILLLSGILKEDETAILEAARRNALVLEAQLEKDNWLAMKLLAR